In a single window of the Arthrobacter globiformis genome:
- a CDS encoding nuclear transport factor 2 family protein produces the protein MTAASTPEACTPAWAHATGVIDLQPVAPVPSDLTALADRLMVMETASRYAIAYDERRVSVIESLFTESVTFSYRVGEGPLSSEHGRAHVISWLEEVMQSQSDQRRHLLGSMTVEHLTASEAVVIAYMANFGIEKEAQLVTTGFYRFRMVKEDNRWKIDEAIDALDRPF, from the coding sequence ATGACTGCAGCAAGTACACCAGAAGCCTGCACCCCGGCCTGGGCTCACGCTACCGGTGTCATCGACCTCCAGCCCGTCGCGCCCGTCCCCTCAGACCTAACCGCGCTGGCGGACCGCCTTATGGTTATGGAAACTGCTTCGCGGTATGCCATCGCCTATGACGAGCGACGCGTGAGTGTCATCGAAAGCCTGTTCACCGAGTCCGTGACGTTCTCTTACCGAGTGGGAGAAGGACCCCTTTCCAGCGAGCACGGCCGGGCGCATGTCATCAGCTGGCTTGAGGAAGTAATGCAGTCCCAGTCGGACCAGCGGCGACACCTACTGGGCAGCATGACAGTTGAACACCTTACAGCGAGCGAGGCGGTGGTTATCGCGTATATGGCGAATTTCGGTATAGAAAAAGAAGCCCAGCTCGTCACCACGGGGTTCTATCGGTTCCGCATGGTCAAGGAAGACAATCGGTGGAAGATCGACGAAGCCATCGACGCCCTCGACCGTCCCTTCTGA
- a CDS encoding SDR family NAD(P)-dependent oxidoreductase, which produces MGGGVRLPPTGKQNQPSNGGQKQKENIMGRLSGKVALITGAAGGQGAVEAELFAREGARVVVADINQEGVAAVVNRIQEAGGEALGLELNVTDESAWATAMDRIRDRFEGLDILINNAGILSLNGISKIERTDWDRTININQTSVWLGMKHGVALMRENGKGGSIVNLSSTYAHIGSGGAVAYQAAKAAVFIMTRTAAVEFAPDGIRVNSVAPGIIETPMTREVLAAAGDAHPDITRTPLLRAGQPHEVANAVLFLASDEASYITGAELLVDGGRTIS; this is translated from the coding sequence GTGGGCGGGGGCGTCCGGCTCCCGCCCACTGGCAAACAAAATCAGCCGTCGAATGGCGGCCAAAAACAGAAGGAGAACATCATGGGACGTCTCAGCGGAAAAGTTGCACTCATCACTGGTGCGGCAGGCGGCCAGGGTGCCGTCGAAGCCGAACTCTTCGCCCGTGAAGGTGCAAGGGTCGTCGTCGCCGACATCAACCAAGAGGGTGTCGCCGCGGTCGTTAACCGTATCCAGGAAGCCGGGGGAGAGGCACTTGGCCTCGAACTCAACGTCACGGACGAATCCGCGTGGGCTACGGCCATGGACCGCATCCGCGACCGCTTTGAAGGTCTGGACATTCTCATCAACAACGCGGGCATTCTGTCTTTGAACGGCATCTCCAAGATCGAGCGCACTGACTGGGACCGCACGATCAACATCAACCAGACAAGCGTCTGGCTAGGAATGAAGCACGGTGTGGCCCTCATGCGTGAAAACGGTAAAGGCGGCTCCATTGTGAATCTGTCCTCAACCTACGCACATATTGGCAGCGGAGGCGCTGTCGCCTACCAGGCAGCCAAAGCCGCCGTTTTCATCATGACCAGGACAGCAGCAGTTGAATTTGCTCCGGACGGCATTCGCGTCAATTCCGTAGCCCCCGGGATCATCGAAACACCGATGACGCGGGAAGTGCTGGCCGCCGCCGGTGACGCGCATCCCGACATCACCCGTACCCCGCTGTTGCGGGCGGGCCAGCCGCACGAGGTCGCCAACGCTGTCCTATTCCTCGCCTCTGATGAAGCGTCGTACATCACTGGTGCGGAGCTTCTGGTTGACGGTGGCCGCACGATCAGCTGA
- a CDS encoding sugar ABC transporter substrate-binding protein — MTRIKHRAAAWAAVLAGALALTACGSSQGAGNSGGGNNDVSAAQKVVTEAQAKVTKFDFPTEAVNVPKDKLVVGIPCAYAAEGCKREVDAIAEAAKALGWRYQMIDPAGDPDKMRSAIRTAIQLKANGIFLGSIPSSVVKDDISTARTSGIKVVNMSEPADEGFADANTLYDHTKAGRWNAAFLTVATKGAGKVISVNDPEFPSVVEWHQGFADGLKELCPGCQIVKDINFQIANLQTQVPSEFQATLQANPNANAVWTAYDPVAMSLSPVIKRSPQNGKVTVVSQNGDAGALQAIKTGDEPFKATIGVSVEWQSYAAVDQMIRLLAGNLPTNLKTVNVPEKLITKDNVTSIPWDGDLDWKNAYLKLWKTS; from the coding sequence ATGACCAGAATCAAGCACCGCGCGGCGGCATGGGCAGCAGTGCTGGCCGGCGCCCTGGCGCTCACCGCCTGCGGCAGCTCCCAAGGGGCGGGCAACAGCGGCGGCGGGAACAATGATGTTTCGGCAGCACAGAAGGTGGTCACCGAGGCGCAGGCCAAGGTCACCAAGTTCGACTTCCCAACCGAAGCCGTCAACGTCCCCAAGGACAAACTCGTCGTCGGCATCCCCTGCGCCTACGCCGCCGAGGGTTGCAAGCGCGAAGTCGACGCCATCGCCGAAGCCGCCAAGGCGCTGGGATGGCGTTACCAGATGATTGACCCGGCCGGCGACCCCGACAAGATGCGCTCAGCCATCCGCACAGCAATCCAGCTCAAGGCCAACGGCATCTTCCTCGGGTCCATTCCGTCCAGTGTCGTCAAGGACGACATCTCCACCGCCCGGACCTCGGGGATCAAAGTAGTCAACATGTCAGAACCCGCAGACGAAGGCTTTGCCGACGCGAACACCCTCTACGACCACACCAAGGCAGGACGCTGGAACGCCGCGTTCCTCACCGTAGCGACCAAGGGCGCGGGCAAGGTCATCTCCGTGAACGACCCTGAATTCCCCTCCGTTGTCGAATGGCACCAAGGCTTTGCTGACGGGCTCAAGGAGCTGTGCCCCGGCTGCCAGATCGTGAAGGACATCAATTTCCAGATCGCGAACCTGCAGACCCAGGTCCCCAGCGAGTTCCAGGCCACACTGCAGGCCAACCCGAACGCCAACGCAGTCTGGACCGCGTACGACCCGGTGGCCATGTCACTGAGCCCCGTGATTAAGCGCTCACCTCAGAATGGGAAAGTCACCGTCGTCTCCCAGAACGGCGACGCCGGCGCGCTCCAGGCCATCAAGACAGGCGATGAACCGTTCAAGGCCACGATCGGTGTCAGCGTCGAATGGCAGTCCTACGCGGCCGTGGACCAAATGATCCGCCTCCTGGCCGGGAACCTCCCGACGAACCTCAAGACGGTCAACGTGCCCGAGAAGCTCATCACCAAAGACAACGTCACATCGATCCCGTGGGACGGCGACCTCGACTGGAAGAACGCCTACCTCAAACTCTGGAAGACCAGCTAA
- a CDS encoding ABC transporter permease, translating into MSTTTSTVHERPSAKTPKAGRKRPDVGTVATSYGVIIFLVLMIIVFSVMLPDTFPTSDNAKAILSDQSIPVILALAAILPLAAGEFDLSLGAILGFSAITAIAVSNAGAPLPLVILACLAVGAVVGIVNAVLVVKVGVNAFIATLASATILSGLNLLVTGSSLLVLGSDAFGALTITRVFDLQVVLAYAVVLSLFLYYVIEKTPYGRYLRATGMGRDAARLSGVRVDRYLASSFIVAGVLAALAGALLASRGGTAAPTLGPDFLLPAYAAAFLGATTIKPGYFNVWGTVIGVVLLAVGSNGLTLLGAQTWVTNIFNGVALMVAVAASVLVGKRRRKAAI; encoded by the coding sequence ATGAGCACCACAACCAGCACCGTCCATGAACGTCCCTCGGCCAAGACTCCCAAAGCTGGGCGGAAGCGGCCCGATGTCGGCACCGTCGCCACCTCCTACGGGGTCATCATTTTCCTCGTCCTGATGATCATCGTCTTCTCGGTAATGCTGCCGGACACTTTCCCTACGTCCGATAACGCCAAAGCCATCCTGTCCGACCAGTCCATCCCCGTCATCCTCGCCCTCGCGGCGATCCTGCCATTGGCCGCCGGCGAATTCGACCTGTCCCTTGGGGCGATCCTGGGCTTCAGCGCGATCACGGCCATCGCAGTCTCCAACGCCGGAGCCCCGCTGCCCCTGGTCATCCTCGCCTGCCTGGCGGTCGGCGCCGTCGTCGGCATCGTCAACGCGGTCCTCGTCGTCAAGGTCGGTGTGAATGCCTTCATCGCCACGCTTGCCTCGGCCACGATCCTCTCGGGATTGAACCTGCTGGTGACCGGCAGTTCCCTCCTGGTGCTGGGTTCGGACGCGTTCGGCGCACTCACCATCACCCGGGTATTCGACCTGCAGGTCGTACTTGCCTATGCCGTCGTGCTCAGCCTGTTCCTCTACTACGTAATCGAGAAGACGCCCTACGGCCGCTACCTTCGTGCCACCGGCATGGGCCGTGACGCTGCACGCCTTAGCGGTGTACGGGTTGACCGCTACCTCGCCTCATCCTTCATCGTTGCCGGGGTCCTCGCCGCCCTGGCCGGTGCGCTGCTGGCATCACGGGGCGGAACGGCCGCCCCGACCCTGGGCCCGGACTTCCTGCTCCCGGCCTACGCGGCCGCCTTCCTCGGCGCGACCACGATCAAGCCCGGCTACTTCAACGTCTGGGGCACGGTCATCGGCGTCGTCCTTTTGGCGGTAGGCAGCAACGGTCTCACCCTCCTCGGAGCCCAAACCTGGGTGACCAACATCTTCAACGGCGTCGCCCTCATGGTCGCAGTCGCCGCCTCCGTTCTCGTCGGGAAGCGCCGCCGCAAGGCAGCGATCTGA
- a CDS encoding sugar ABC transporter ATP-binding protein, with amino-acid sequence MDTSDADVRVGSDALRIRNLSKTFSGQRALDHVSFTVPRGKITALLGMNGSGKSTLIKVLAGVYQPDAGAQLSIGGTDMPLPMTPRSAHEAGLRFLHQDVGLVDSLTIADNFAFVDRFRAPGSLGPINKRRQHEHVAATLEKFAISAHPGALVGSLNPTLRTMVGLARAFQDEEESGVGAFAKNIVVLDEPTASLPVEEVDTILTSLEELKANGGTVIYVSHRTEEVKRIADQLVILRDGKLVADEPLEEMGVDDIVARVVGKRLEKTKIPRQSEREGDVVLSAAGVTGPRLRGIDLQVRSGEILGIAGLVGCGRSELIRILAGAQAPSSGQMELAGKTYSPGSPAAAIASGVSCVPQERRREGAVLPMTVRENITLGRLKLFTRNGALDGRKERDGALRLIEQFSVKPADPSRLIGLLSGGNQQKVVVARASGFGGTVLLLDEPTQGVDALAKQEIANIIRVLAADGLAVVLASTDFEEFVGLCDRVLVLDRGRLVAEATGEEISEEHLALLCARHGAAA; translated from the coding sequence ATGGATACTTCGGACGCTGACGTCCGTGTAGGTTCTGATGCTCTCAGGATCAGAAATCTGTCTAAGACGTTTTCCGGTCAGAGGGCGTTGGACCACGTCTCGTTTACAGTGCCGCGGGGAAAAATCACCGCGTTGCTGGGGATGAATGGTTCGGGCAAATCCACGCTCATCAAGGTCCTCGCGGGGGTCTACCAGCCGGATGCCGGCGCTCAGCTCTCCATCGGCGGGACAGACATGCCACTGCCGATGACCCCGCGCAGCGCACATGAGGCCGGGCTGCGTTTCCTCCACCAGGACGTTGGCTTGGTGGACAGCCTTACGATCGCGGACAACTTCGCTTTCGTTGACCGTTTCCGTGCCCCAGGCTCCCTCGGTCCGATCAACAAACGCCGCCAGCACGAACATGTGGCCGCGACACTGGAAAAATTCGCTATCTCCGCGCACCCGGGTGCGCTGGTTGGGTCACTGAACCCAACGTTGCGGACTATGGTCGGCCTGGCGAGAGCTTTCCAGGACGAAGAAGAATCGGGCGTGGGGGCATTCGCGAAAAACATCGTCGTCCTCGACGAGCCCACGGCTTCCCTTCCTGTCGAGGAGGTCGACACGATCCTGACCTCGCTGGAGGAACTGAAGGCTAATGGCGGAACGGTGATTTATGTCAGCCACCGGACTGAAGAGGTGAAGCGCATCGCTGACCAGCTGGTGATTCTCCGTGACGGAAAGCTTGTCGCCGACGAACCCCTTGAGGAAATGGGGGTGGACGATATCGTGGCCCGGGTTGTGGGAAAGCGACTGGAGAAGACGAAAATTCCGCGCCAGAGCGAACGTGAAGGTGATGTCGTGCTCTCCGCTGCTGGGGTTACCGGCCCGCGGCTGCGGGGAATAGATCTGCAGGTCCGCTCCGGAGAGATTCTGGGCATCGCCGGGCTCGTGGGCTGCGGGCGCAGCGAATTGATACGTATTCTGGCCGGCGCACAGGCTCCCTCTTCCGGGCAGATGGAACTCGCCGGGAAGACCTACTCACCCGGTTCTCCCGCTGCGGCCATTGCGTCAGGGGTGTCCTGCGTGCCCCAGGAGCGACGCCGCGAAGGAGCAGTGCTGCCGATGACGGTCCGAGAGAACATCACCCTTGGCAGGTTGAAGTTATTCACCCGGAACGGCGCCTTGGACGGCCGGAAGGAGCGCGATGGCGCCCTGCGGTTGATCGAACAGTTCTCGGTCAAACCGGCGGATCCCTCCCGGCTCATCGGGCTCCTTTCCGGAGGTAACCAGCAGAAGGTGGTTGTCGCCCGGGCCTCCGGCTTCGGCGGAACGGTACTGCTGTTGGACGAGCCCACGCAGGGCGTGGATGCCCTGGCGAAGCAAGAAATCGCCAACATTATCCGGGTCCTTGCCGCAGATGGGTTGGCTGTGGTTCTGGCTTCGACCGACTTCGAAGAGTTCGTCGGCCTTTGCGACCGGGTCCTGGTCCTGGACCGCGGCCGGCTAGTTGCCGAGGCAACAGGCGAAGAGATCAGCGAGGAGCACTTGGCGCTCCTCTGCGCCCGACATGGAGCAGCGGCATGA
- a CDS encoding NADH:flavin oxidoreductase/NADH oxidase → MSTPHLFQPMTVRSKEIRNRIWVSPMCQYSCENQDGMPNDWHLVHLGQFAAGGAGLIMAEATAVNPAGRISSEDTGMWNDEQRDAWARIVRFIHEQGATAAIQLGHAGRKASDYRLFDARCGTTKPISEGGWRTVAPSALAFPGFDVPEELDIAGIDRVVDDFAAAATRSVQAGFDVIEIHAAHGYLIHEFLSPLSNIRTDEYGGSLENRARLLLRIVRAVREAIGDHHGLFVRFSATDWAEGGWDQDQTAVVAAMARDAGADVFDISTGGLIDGVEIPVGEGYQVPLADHIKSASEVATSAVGLITTSEYAEEVLASGRADAVMLGRELLRDPHFALRAARDLNVHVDYWPRQYKAVQWKARQPADN, encoded by the coding sequence ATGTCCACACCCCATCTGTTCCAGCCCATGACCGTGCGATCAAAGGAGATTCGGAATCGAATCTGGGTTTCGCCTATGTGTCAGTACTCCTGCGAAAACCAGGACGGGATGCCAAACGACTGGCATTTGGTGCATCTCGGCCAGTTTGCTGCCGGCGGTGCTGGCCTCATCATGGCTGAGGCGACGGCAGTGAACCCTGCGGGTCGGATCTCAAGTGAAGACACGGGGATGTGGAATGACGAGCAGCGCGATGCTTGGGCGCGTATAGTCCGATTCATTCACGAGCAGGGTGCGACGGCAGCAATTCAGTTGGGACATGCCGGCCGGAAGGCGTCCGATTACAGGTTGTTTGACGCACGCTGCGGCACCACTAAGCCCATCTCGGAGGGGGGGTGGCGGACAGTTGCTCCGTCAGCCCTGGCGTTTCCCGGGTTTGATGTCCCTGAAGAGTTGGACATCGCTGGAATCGACCGGGTCGTTGATGATTTCGCCGCTGCAGCGACCAGAAGTGTGCAGGCGGGATTCGATGTTATCGAAATCCACGCGGCCCACGGCTACCTCATCCATGAGTTTCTGTCCCCGCTAAGCAATATCCGAACTGATGAATATGGTGGTTCACTCGAAAACCGGGCGCGCCTGCTGCTTCGGATAGTGCGCGCCGTCCGCGAAGCGATCGGCGACCATCATGGCCTCTTTGTACGCTTCTCAGCTACGGACTGGGCAGAAGGCGGGTGGGACCAGGACCAGACTGCGGTTGTGGCTGCGATGGCACGGGACGCTGGGGCTGATGTCTTCGACATCTCCACCGGCGGCCTGATTGATGGGGTTGAGATTCCGGTTGGCGAGGGATATCAAGTACCTCTCGCTGATCACATTAAGTCGGCATCGGAAGTCGCCACCTCGGCCGTTGGCCTGATCACAACATCGGAATATGCCGAAGAGGTCTTGGCCAGTGGACGCGCGGATGCCGTCATGCTGGGCCGGGAACTGCTTAGGGATCCACATTTTGCCCTGCGCGCAGCCCGGGACCTCAACGTTCACGTGGACTACTGGCCGCGACAGTACAAAGCCGTGCAATGGAAGGCCCGGCAGCCCGCGGACAACTGA
- a CDS encoding nuclear transport factor 2 family protein, with product MKPKTATGTLTALDRLEIQELTTGYGVHHDRRDFASLRDCFTADATYTMHIKGGPTYGPHAGPDAIVAQIQAFKESQNDTRRHHITNIQIEPIGDDTASVISYVLVSATDAQGLSIKTVGTYADTVTRTAEGWLIARKELHLDSAF from the coding sequence ATGAAACCGAAGACAGCAACCGGCACGCTTACGGCCTTGGACCGGTTGGAAATCCAGGAGCTAACGACAGGCTACGGAGTGCATCATGACCGCAGGGACTTTGCATCCCTGCGGGATTGCTTCACCGCCGACGCGACCTACACGATGCACATCAAGGGCGGCCCCACGTATGGCCCCCATGCCGGGCCAGATGCCATCGTGGCTCAAATTCAGGCTTTCAAAGAATCGCAAAACGACACCCGTCGTCACCACATCACTAACATCCAGATAGAACCTATCGGAGACGACACCGCGTCAGTAATCTCTTACGTCCTGGTCTCGGCGACGGATGCCCAGGGGCTCTCCATCAAGACAGTAGGCACATACGCCGACACTGTCACAAGAACGGCGGAGGGCTGGCTCATCGCCCGCAAGGAACTCCATCTGGACTCAGCCTTCTAG
- a CDS encoding GntR family transcriptional regulator, with translation MRKVRPLSTKTSQAYEYVKRRILDGSYAPGYRLVLDNIAREADTSQLPVREALRRLEAEGYVTYRHNAGASVAELDPDSYESTQAAIAVLEGAATADAAPFLTAEVLSKAVDLNNEMRRRRELFDAEGFIDLNAQFHDLLCSRCPNVHLLELLEGERSRMARIRQPTLGIVMRHSAEFVADHDRLLEMLRTNPRSPDIQLLAQAHKRRILEAVHTEAVTPHAPPREPAELADIDASTP, from the coding sequence ATGAGGAAGGTTCGTCCGTTAAGCACAAAAACCAGCCAAGCCTACGAGTATGTAAAGAGGCGCATTCTTGACGGCTCATATGCTCCCGGCTACCGCCTCGTTCTGGATAACATCGCACGGGAAGCGGATACGAGTCAGCTTCCCGTGCGCGAGGCGCTTCGCCGCCTGGAGGCCGAGGGGTATGTGACGTATAGGCACAATGCAGGAGCGTCGGTTGCAGAACTTGATCCTGACTCTTACGAAAGCACACAAGCTGCGATTGCGGTTCTGGAAGGGGCAGCAACCGCCGACGCGGCTCCCTTCCTGACCGCCGAGGTACTCAGCAAAGCCGTGGATCTGAATAACGAGATGCGACGCAGACGCGAGCTCTTTGACGCGGAAGGCTTTATAGACCTAAACGCTCAATTTCACGACCTACTGTGCAGCCGCTGCCCCAATGTTCACTTGCTGGAGCTGTTGGAGGGCGAACGTAGCCGAATGGCCCGCATAAGGCAGCCAACTCTAGGCATAGTCATGCGGCACTCAGCTGAATTCGTGGCTGACCACGACCGCCTTCTGGAAATGCTCCGAACTAATCCCCGCTCCCCCGACATCCAGCTACTGGCCCAGGCGCACAAGCGGCGGATACTCGAGGCTGTTCACACCGAGGCCGTCACACCTCACGCACCCCCAAGGGAGCCGGCGGAACTGGCGGATATCGATGCGAGCACTCCCTAA
- a CDS encoding NADH:flavin oxidoreductase/NADH oxidase, with protein MKADSLLFSPYRLGGMELKNRIVMSPMLMYQAGADGYATERQVLHYGARALGGVGLVMTEVISVEPRGRISDSDLGLWSDAHIPGISRIVEAVHACDAKVGVQLAHAGRKAIPSGCVAPSPIPHSDESATPSELTTAEIHQLVQHYVAAATRAEQAGVDCLQIHAAHGYLIHEFLAPMSNKRTDEYGGNLENRARFLLEVVSGVRAALPAAKPLMVRFSGADLVDGGVSAADAGQLAKWLEAAGADFLEVTSGNITTSYAGDVYPGYQIKFVENIRRQSGLPLGSVGSIQSADLAEYLLREGGIDLVFIGRALLRDPFWAIHAATEIGLEPPLPIPTYARASGPYHRGF; from the coding sequence GTGAAAGCGGACAGCCTACTCTTTTCCCCATACCGGCTCGGTGGCATGGAACTCAAAAACCGGATCGTCATGTCGCCGATGCTCATGTATCAGGCCGGAGCCGACGGGTATGCTACCGAGCGCCAAGTGCTCCACTACGGTGCCCGCGCTCTAGGCGGCGTGGGACTCGTCATGACCGAGGTTATTTCAGTAGAGCCGCGGGGCCGCATCAGTGATTCTGATCTTGGGCTTTGGTCCGACGCGCACATACCTGGCATCAGCCGCATAGTGGAAGCTGTCCACGCGTGTGACGCTAAGGTGGGGGTCCAACTGGCGCATGCCGGGCGCAAGGCCATTCCTAGCGGCTGCGTGGCACCTTCGCCGATACCTCACTCCGACGAGTCGGCCACCCCATCCGAGCTTACGACGGCCGAAATACACCAACTGGTTCAGCACTATGTTGCCGCGGCTACCCGGGCTGAGCAGGCAGGGGTGGACTGCCTTCAGATCCACGCCGCTCATGGTTACCTTATTCATGAGTTCCTGGCGCCAATGTCCAATAAACGGACGGATGAGTACGGCGGAAACCTGGAAAATCGTGCCAGGTTTCTCCTCGAGGTAGTAAGCGGTGTTCGTGCAGCCCTCCCAGCCGCCAAACCCCTCATGGTCCGCTTCTCCGGTGCGGACCTGGTGGACGGAGGAGTCTCGGCTGCGGATGCCGGCCAGCTAGCCAAGTGGCTCGAGGCAGCAGGCGCCGACTTCCTTGAGGTGACGTCAGGGAACATCACCACTTCATACGCCGGTGACGTGTATCCGGGCTATCAGATCAAGTTTGTGGAGAACATTCGCCGGCAGTCGGGGTTGCCGCTGGGATCGGTGGGGTCAATCCAATCGGCCGATCTCGCAGAGTATCTTTTGCGCGAAGGAGGGATAGATCTGGTTTTCATAGGGCGCGCCCTACTGCGTGATCCTTTCTGGGCAATTCACGCGGCAACCGAGATCGGATTGGAGCCCCCTCTGCCCATCCCGACCTATGCACGCGCGAGCGGGCCCTACCACCGCGGCTTCTGA
- a CDS encoding fumarylacetoacetate hydrolase family protein: MEQVNDDTLAGARKVIAVHINYPSRAAQRGRTPAQPSYFLKPSSSLSLTGTAVERPSGCELLGYEGEIAIIIGKAARRVGVEDAWGHVAAVTASNDLGVYDLRYADKGSNLRSKGGDGFTPVGPALIPADAVDPASLRIRTWHNGDLVQDDTTKDLLFPFARLVADLSQLLTLEEGDIILTGTPAGASVAVPGDVLEVEVSTADGALSTGRLTTAVKEGTTAFAEFGAQPKADDLQREEAYGSREAAGLPAVSSEAAASVLTPELKAKLESVCTATLSSQLRKRGLNNVSIDGLTATRPDRKVVGLARTLRYVPNREDLFKTHGGGFNAQKRAIDSVNEGEVLVMEARGEKGTGTIGDILALRAQVRGAAAIITDGGVRDFSAVAAMELPTYYSNPHPAVLGRRHIPWDTDITVACGGTTVQPGDIIVADSDGILVIPPALAEEVANDSIAQEREEVFIAEMVEQGHSVDGLYPLNAEWRKKYEEWEAMGSRQTQ, translated from the coding sequence TTGGAGCAGGTCAACGACGACACCCTGGCAGGAGCACGCAAGGTGATCGCTGTGCACATCAACTACCCCAGCCGCGCAGCCCAGCGCGGCCGCACCCCGGCGCAGCCCTCCTACTTCCTGAAGCCGTCGTCGTCGCTGTCCCTGACCGGAACCGCCGTCGAACGCCCCTCCGGCTGCGAACTCCTCGGCTACGAGGGCGAAATTGCCATCATCATCGGCAAGGCAGCCCGCCGCGTCGGGGTCGAAGACGCCTGGGGCCACGTCGCCGCGGTCACGGCCAGCAACGACCTCGGCGTGTACGACCTCCGCTATGCGGACAAGGGGTCCAACCTCCGGTCCAAGGGCGGCGACGGCTTCACCCCGGTGGGCCCGGCACTGATCCCGGCAGACGCCGTCGACCCCGCCAGCCTGCGCATCCGCACCTGGCACAACGGCGACCTGGTGCAGGACGACACCACCAAAGACCTGCTCTTCCCGTTCGCCCGGCTCGTGGCGGACCTGTCCCAGCTGCTCACCCTCGAGGAAGGGGACATCATCCTCACCGGGACGCCGGCCGGCGCGTCCGTGGCCGTACCCGGCGATGTCCTGGAAGTTGAAGTCAGTACGGCTGATGGGGCGCTGAGCACCGGCCGCCTCACCACCGCTGTTAAGGAAGGCACGACGGCGTTCGCTGAGTTTGGTGCCCAACCCAAGGCCGATGACCTTCAGCGCGAAGAGGCGTACGGTTCGCGGGAAGCGGCAGGCCTTCCGGCTGTTTCTTCGGAGGCTGCCGCCTCGGTCCTGACCCCGGAGCTGAAGGCCAAGCTGGAGAGCGTCTGCACCGCCACGCTGTCCTCCCAGCTGCGCAAGCGCGGCCTGAACAACGTCAGCATCGACGGGCTGACCGCCACCCGCCCCGACCGCAAGGTGGTGGGCCTGGCCCGGACCCTGCGCTACGTGCCCAACAGGGAAGACCTGTTCAAGACCCACGGCGGCGGCTTCAACGCCCAGAAGCGGGCCATCGACTCGGTCAACGAAGGCGAAGTCCTGGTCATGGAAGCCCGTGGCGAGAAGGGCACCGGAACCATCGGCGACATCCTTGCCCTCCGCGCCCAGGTCCGCGGCGCCGCGGCCATCATCACCGACGGCGGCGTCCGCGACTTCTCCGCCGTGGCCGCCATGGAACTGCCCACCTATTACTCCAACCCGCACCCCGCCGTGCTGGGCCGGCGCCACATCCCGTGGGACACCGACATCACCGTCGCCTGCGGCGGCACCACGGTACAGCCCGGCGACATCATCGTGGCGGACTCGGACGGCATCCTGGTGATCCCGCCGGCCCTGGCCGAGGAAGTCGCCAACGACTCGATCGCCCAGGAACGCGAAGAGGTTTTCATCGCGGAAATGGTTGAGCAGGGCCACAGCGTGGACGGGCTCTACCCGCTCAACGCCGAATGGCGCAAGAAGTATGAGGAGTGGGAAGCAATGGGAAGCAGGCAAACCCAATGA
- a CDS encoding GntR family transcriptional regulator: protein MTETVSARAAESITDGTAGSKSEQAYQAIKARIVEGTYTPGYRLVLAAIAKDLGFSVVPVREAIRRLEAEGLVKFERNVGATVAGIDPTEYLYTMQTLSIVEGAATALSAPLVGEADIARARAVNEEMRECLKHFDPVRFTRLNQDFHSVLFESCPNPHILDLVHRGWNRLASLRSSTFRFVPGRAHQSVDEHEALLRLIESGADADTIEKAARRHRSATLDAYLAQTN from the coding sequence ATGACTGAAACAGTCAGCGCCAGGGCTGCCGAGAGCATTACTGACGGCACCGCCGGCAGCAAGTCCGAGCAGGCCTACCAGGCCATCAAGGCGCGAATCGTGGAAGGCACCTACACGCCCGGCTACCGGCTGGTCCTGGCCGCCATCGCCAAGGACCTCGGCTTCAGCGTTGTCCCGGTCCGGGAAGCGATCCGCCGGCTCGAGGCCGAAGGCCTGGTGAAGTTCGAACGCAACGTCGGGGCCACCGTGGCGGGCATCGACCCCACCGAGTACCTCTACACGATGCAGACCCTGAGCATCGTGGAGGGTGCAGCCACGGCATTGTCCGCGCCGCTGGTCGGCGAAGCGGACATTGCCCGGGCCCGCGCCGTGAACGAGGAGATGCGGGAGTGCCTGAAGCACTTTGACCCCGTACGTTTCACCCGGCTCAACCAGGACTTCCACAGCGTCCTGTTCGAGTCCTGCCCCAACCCGCACATCCTGGACCTCGTCCACCGCGGCTGGAACCGGCTCGCATCACTGCGGTCCTCAACGTTCCGCTTCGTTCCCGGCCGCGCCCACCAGTCCGTGGACGAACACGAGGCCCTGCTCCGGCTCATTGAATCCGGCGCCGACGCCGACACCATCGAAAAAGCAGCACGACGCCACCGCTCCGCCACCCTGGACGCCTACCTCGCCCAAACCAACTAG